In a genomic window of Deltaproteobacteria bacterium:
- a CDS encoding branched-chain amino acid ABC transporter permease, whose amino-acid sequence MDPSTLLQYLVTGLTLGSTYGLTALGFTIIFNTTGVINFAQGEFVMLGGMMSVSFMAALGLPEPAAVVLAVIGATLIGALVERLAIRPVRHCPPINLIIITIGVSILIRGLAMLVWGKDTHALEPFSGSAPILVLGAAIMPQTLWVLGVSLVLLSGLKLFFSATIHGKAMLACSYDAKAASLVGIGVPRMVRLSFMISALVGAVGGVLLAPITLTSFDVGVMLGLKGFAACILGGLGNPFGAAAGGIILGVLESLGAGFVSSAYKDALAFVILLVLLFVKPSGLFGRKDFKRV is encoded by the coding sequence ATGGACCCATCAACCCTGCTTCAATATCTCGTCACCGGCTTGACCCTGGGCAGCACCTACGGTCTGACGGCCCTGGGCTTCACCATCATTTTCAACACCACCGGCGTCATCAATTTTGCCCAGGGCGAATTTGTCATGCTCGGCGGCATGATGAGCGTCTCTTTCATGGCGGCCCTTGGCCTGCCCGAACCCGCGGCCGTGGTTCTGGCCGTGATTGGCGCGACCCTGATCGGGGCCCTGGTCGAGAGGCTGGCCATCCGGCCGGTGCGGCACTGCCCGCCCATCAACCTGATCATCATCACCATCGGCGTGTCCATCCTCATCCGGGGCTTGGCCATGCTGGTCTGGGGCAAGGACACCCACGCCCTGGAGCCCTTTTCCGGCAGCGCGCCGATCCTTGTGCTGGGCGCGGCCATCATGCCCCAGACCCTGTGGGTGCTCGGAGTCAGCCTGGTGCTGCTGAGCGGATTGAAGCTCTTTTTTTCCGCAACCATCCACGGCAAGGCCATGCTGGCTTGTTCCTACGACGCCAAGGCCGCCTCGCTGGTGGGCATCGGCGTGCCGCGCATGGTGCGGCTGTCGTTCATGATTTCCGCCCTGGTCGGGGCCGTGGGCGGGGTGCTCTTGGCCCCGATCACGCTGACGTCCTTCGATGTCGGGGTCATGCTTGGCCTCAAGGGCTTCGCGGCCTGCATCTTGGGCGGGCTTGGCAACCCTTTCGGGGCCGCGGCCGGCGGGATCATCCTCGGCGTGCTCGAATCCCTGGGCGCGGGCTTCGTGTCCTCGGCCTACAAGGACGCCCTGGCTTTCGTCATCCTGCTCGTCCTTCTTTTCGTCAAACCCTCGGGCCTTTTTGGCCGCAAGGATTTCAAGCGGGTGTAA